The segment GTGCCGGGGCAGGCGCTGCCGTCAAGGCAGTCAGTCGATGATCGCGTGCGGAACGAAGCGCGAGGTGTCCTGGGTGATCAGGCTGGTGTCCTCGCGGATGCCGATGCCGGCCGGTACGTCGGCGATGATCCAGCTGCCGATCAGCGGATAGTTGCCGTCGAAGCACGGTAGCGGGTGGTATTGCTGGATGATCGCGGCGGGGTGGTCGCCGTAGGGCCCGTCCGAGCGGATGCGCTCCCCGCCCGCCGTGACCATCTCGATGTTGGCGCCTTCGCGGGAGAACAGCGGCTTGCGTACCCATCCCGCCTGCGGCTGGAAGTCGGCCTCGACGAAGTGTGCCGGAAGCAGGTTCGGATGGCCGGGGTGCCGCTCCCAGAGCAGCGGCAGGATCGCCTTGTTGCTCAGGATCGCCTTCCAGGCGGGCTCCAGCAGTTGCATGGCGTGGCGTCGGAGATCCGGTCCGAAGCGATCTTCCATCATGAACTCGAGAGGGTAGAGCTTGAACAGGGTCTGGATCACCCGGTCGGTGGTGTCGGTGAACCATCCGTCCGCGCTCAGGCCGATATCCTCGATCGCGACGTAGGCGGTCGCGATGCCGACCTGGTGCGCGCAATCGCGCAGGTAGTCGACCGTGGCGCGATCCTCCATCGAGTCTGCTACGGCGGAGAAATGCACCGGTGAGCCGATCAGGCGTCCCTTGGCCAGCGTGGCAAAGGCTTCGCACAGCAATTCCTGGATGCGGTTGTACTGATCGGCATGCCGCGGCAGTACGCCGGCCTCGATCTGTTGTTCCAGCCACAGCCACTGGAAGTAGGCCGCTTCGTAGAGCGAGGTCGGCGTGTCGTAGTTCAACTCGTAGAGCTTGGCCGGACCGGTGCCGTCGTAGGCCAGGTCCATCCGTCCGTACAGGTGCGGATCGCGCTGCTGCCACGAACTGCGGATCCAGTCCCAGTAGGCCGGCGGGATCGCCAGGCGCGCAAGCAGTTCCTCGGAGCGCACGACTTCGTCCACCAGATCCATCGCCATGCCATGCAGGGCGAGGCTGGGGTCCTCGATGTCATCCTCGACCTGCCGCAGGTCGAGCGCGTAGTAGGCGCGCTCGTCCCAGTAGCGCTCGCCGTCGATGGTGTGGAACAGAAAGCCGAGGCGCTCGGCCTGGCTACGCCAGTCGGCGCGCTCGGCGATGGCGATGCGTCGCATGCCCTGGCGAGTCATCCGCCGAAGTGGAAGCCACCGAAGCGACCGCTCCGGCCGAACGAGCTGCGCACGGAGCTGGCCGAGCCGAAGCCGCGGCGAGAGACGGTCAGGGCGCGCGTCGGTGCGCTGGCCCTGCCGCGGGCCCCGCGCACCGCGCCGGTGTGCCGCGAGACCACGTCCCCCGCGGAGGTGAAGAACGTGCCGCTGCGGTCCCGGAAGAGCGGGGCACTGTGACCGTCGTATCCGTCAAGGACATTGCCTTTGTGCCGGTAGCCGACCAGGAAGCCGCCCATGCGCGGCCGGTAGTACGTCACGTGCCCCGACTGGCCGTCTGCCTGGCAGTCGCCGAACTGTTCGTTGCACTGGTTGCCGTTGGTGAATCTCGGTGCGTAGAGCTGGCTCTGCGCGAGCGCCTGCTGGTAGGCCGCCTTGCAGTCGTCTGACGAGATATAGGTGGGGAGGGCGCGGCACTCGTCGACCGACTGCACGACGGCTCCGGTCGCCGGGCCGTGGCTGCAGCCGGAGAGCGTCGCGGGAAGCGCCGTGGCCATGAGGGTCAGGCGCAGGTGCGCTGAGCGTTTCATCGGCGGCACCTCACGGCGTCATCGACGCGGCGTTCAGCAACCCCACGGCGATCGAAATGCCCGCGGCGAGCACGCCTGCGGAGATCTTGTCCTCGGTGATCTGCCGGGAAATCCCCGGCACCACGGCACGTGCCAGCAGATAGGCGACGATCTGCACCAGGGCGGCGAGACCGCCCCAGACCGCCGCGTCCACGAGGCTGACTGCATGCGCGATGGCGGCCTGCAGAGGCAGCGCAATGCCGATCAGGGTGCCGGAGAACGCGAGCGAGGCGGCGGTGTTGCCCTGGCGGATCAGGGTGAAATCCCGGTGGGGCGTCACCAGCGCCACCACAACGACGGCAGCGATCAGCAGGGCGAGGCCGATGCCGAGGTAGGAGAAGAAGGCGATCAGGCTCGTTAGGGTGACGATGCTTTGCATGGTGCGTCCTTGGGTTGGCTGTCCGGTGATCGGGGCTCAGGTGATGTCCAGATCGGCTTGCCCGATCTCGATACCTACCGCGTAGGTGATGCAGAACTGGTTCGGACCGGAGTCCTCCGCGTTGACCACCAGCAGCTCGTCGCGCTGCAGGTCGGCGACCGCGCGGCTGTAGACCACGGCGTAGTTGGTCAGGTCGCCGCTGCGACGGGGCGGCTGCTCGCGGAACAGCACCTCGTCGAAGGCCATCGGCGGGATCTGGTCGCCGGCATCGGCGCTGGTGACCCGATCCCAGTCGTGGCCGGCATAGTTGATCCGCTGCGCGCCCAGGTGTGCGCCGCCGGTCACCAGGCGCTGGAAGCTTTCGATGTTCGGAGGATTGACCGTCTCGTAGTAGGTGAACGCATGCATGGACTCGATCGAGTCGCCCACCGTCATCACCTGCAGGTAGGCGTCGTCTTCGAGATAGAAGCGGTGCATCACGTAGCCGTCGCCGAGTTCGATATGCCCGTAGCACTCGATGCCCTGGTCGCCATCCGGCAGCTCGGCGAGCATCGCCTGCGGGGCGAAGCGATACAGGGTGCGGTCGAACTGCACGCGGCCACCGATGCGCAATCCGAGCGGAAGCAGCGCTCGCGCCGTGCCGGGCAGTCCCTGGCCGGCACTTGGATCCGACGGTGGTCGACGATGGAACAGGCTCACGCCATCGTGCCCTGCAGGCATGCCAGCTCGGTCGGATCGATGCGCTGCCGGGCCAGGTAATAGAGGATGTTGCCCTCGCGCACCGGCTGGTCGTCGGGCGGGTTGATCTGCACCGGCGCTACGTCGGACTCACGCATGCCCAGGAAAAGCGCCGATTGATCCTTGAAGCAGCGTGCGACCTGGCGCGCCGATGTGGCGATACCGGTTGGCATCGCCACGCTGAACTGGGTGGGGCCGGTAGCGGTGGAGAGCAGCTCCAGCGCGATGATCGAGCTGCCGGGGTCCTGCGCGGCCCGCGCGATCACCTCGGCGGACATCGGGCGGGTGCATTCCACCTGCGGGTAATGGGAGCGCACCAGCTGCAGCGCATCGGGTCCCTCGAAATGGGCGACGACATGGGCGTTCGGGGCATG is part of the Dyella thiooxydans genome and harbors:
- a CDS encoding DUF350 domain-containing protein, with protein sequence MQSIVTLTSLIAFFSYLGIGLALLIAAVVVVALVTPHRDFTLIRQGNTAASLAFSGTLIGIALPLQAAIAHAVSLVDAAVWGGLAALVQIVAYLLARAVVPGISRQITEDKISAGVLAAGISIAVGLLNAASMTP
- a CDS encoding DUF1190 domain-containing protein; translation: MKRSAHLRLTLMATALPATLSGCSHGPATGAVVQSVDECRALPTYISSDDCKAAYQQALAQSQLYAPRFTNGNQCNEQFGDCQADGQSGHVTYYRPRMGGFLVGYRHKGNVLDGYDGHSAPLFRDRSGTFFTSAGDVVSRHTGAVRGARGRASAPTRALTVSRRGFGSASSVRSSFGRSGRFGGFHFGG
- a CDS encoding glutathionylspermidine synthase family protein; the encoded protein is MRRIAIAERADWRSQAERLGFLFHTIDGERYWDERAYYALDLRQVEDDIEDPSLALHGMAMDLVDEVVRSEELLARLAIPPAYWDWIRSSWQQRDPHLYGRMDLAYDGTGPAKLYELNYDTPTSLYEAAYFQWLWLEQQIEAGVLPRHADQYNRIQELLCEAFATLAKGRLIGSPVHFSAVADSMEDRATVDYLRDCAHQVGIATAYVAIEDIGLSADGWFTDTTDRVIQTLFKLYPLEFMMEDRFGPDLRRHAMQLLEPAWKAILSNKAILPLLWERHPGHPNLLPAHFVEADFQPQAGWVRKPLFSREGANIEMVTAGGERIRSDGPYGDHPAAIIQQYHPLPCFDGNYPLIGSWIIADVPAGIGIREDTSLITQDTSRFVPHAIID
- a CDS encoding DUF2491 family protein, which translates into the protein MPAGHDGVSLFHRRPPSDPSAGQGLPGTARALLPLGLRIGGRVQFDRTLYRFAPQAMLAELPDGDQGIECYGHIELGDGYVMHRFYLEDDAYLQVMTVGDSIESMHAFTYYETVNPPNIESFQRLVTGGAHLGAQRINYAGHDWDRVTSADAGDQIPPMAFDEVLFREQPPRRSGDLTNYAVVYSRAVADLQRDELLVVNAEDSGPNQFCITYAVGIEIGQADLDIT